The Nitrospirota bacterium genomic sequence AAGATGTTTGACAAGATCACTACCTTCCAAGAGGGGCATAACAATGTCAGTAATTACAAGAGAGATTTTACTTGAAAAATTCTTAAAAAGATCAATTGCTGTTAATGAATTATTCGCAGGCATAACACTATAACCGTGTGTTTCAAGTATGTCTTTAATATAATTGAGAACATCTCTGTCGTCATCAACAACAAGTATATTTTCATTCCCTTCAACTGATATCGGTTCGGGTTTTCCAATTTTAATAACAGATGTTTCTGAAATTGGCAGGTAAATATCAAAAGTCGTTCCCTTGTCTAATTCGCTCTGGACAGAAATATAGCCTTGATGATCCTTAACGATTCCATATACACTGGCAAGCCCGAGACCGGTCCCCCTGTTTTTTTCTTTTGTGGTAAAAAATGGATCAAAAATTTTGTTAATTATTGCTTTAGGAATTCCACAGCCTGTATCAGAAATAGTTAAAAGTGCATATTTTCCTGGTTTGATATAAGCTAAGGTATTTTGTATGTCTGATTTGTCAACTTCTAAAACACTTGTTTTTATTGAAATAAGACCACCTTCGGGCATGGCATCTTTAGAATTTACCATAAGATTCATTATAACCTGCTCAAGCTGGTTTGGATCGCCATCAATTATTGGATTGATGTTACTGAGATTTATTTTTAATCCTATTCTTTTGTTAAGAACACCTTCAAAAAGTTTTACAGAGTCATTAACAACATCATTCAAGTTTAACGGTAATACTTCATGTGGTTCTCTTCTTGCAAAACTCAATAATTTTGAAACCATTACTCCTGCTTTTCGTGCAGAACTCTCAATATTTCTAACTCGCTGTTTTGATGTTTCATCAAGATCACTAAATTCGAGTAATAATTCTGAATAGCCGAGTATAGCAGTCAGTATGTTATTGAAATTGTGCGCAATACCTCCTGCAAGAACAC encodes the following:
- a CDS encoding PAS domain S-box protein — its product is ELSLQYELNQEKQKLEQYSSHLEELVKERTKELSISEKWHRSIFDNATDGIIVLDKNGIIVNVNKKACELHGFERDALIGVNISLLEVKEENQTLNERLTQILNGASLVYETEHFRKDGEKVLLEVSSNRIEIEGQKYIQSFYRDITEKKKMQEQLMHSQKMESVGVLAGGIAHNFNNILTAILGYSELLLEFSDLDETSKQRVRNIESSARKAGVMVSKLLSFARREPHEVLPLNLNDVVNDSVKLFEGVLNKRIGLKINLSNINPIIDGDPNQLEQVIMNLMVNSKDAMPEGGLISIKTSVLEVDKSDIQNTLAYIKPGKYALLTISDTGCGIPKAIINKIFDPFFTTKEKNRGTGLGLASVYGIVKDHQGYISVQSELDKGTTFDIYLPISETSVIKIGKPEPISVEGNENILVVDDDRDVLNYIKDILETHGYSVMPANNSLTAIDLFKNFSSKISLVITDIVMPLLEGSDLVKHLREIKPDIKIIVVSGYRDEKIVKDTSIINVFLRKPFESIELLTSVRRLLDIDKRKLPLY